In Levilactobacillus brevis, a single genomic region encodes these proteins:
- a CDS encoding MFS transporter — translation MKVKRFADDPQIQKHRWWILVAVCLFTFMSTLDASIVNIALPVISRDLAIPMNQAEWVVSIYLIVICALLLLFGKLGDTCGKIRIFKIGSVLFTIGSLLCGFSLGLAFLLVARALQAVGAAMTMATNSGIITEVFPFNERGRALGMIGSFVALGSIAGPGVGGLILAHLSWGYIFWINVPIGIAAFLLGQRILPRDITVSQQPIDKAGATLFAVMMVTLFAGVFIGQEIGFAQPAILGLFIIAAVVTVVFVRLELRLDQPILALHLFENKRFSVSILCAFLIFVANFFFNVIAPFYLENARNMPANYAGYALMTFPIVQVVVAPIAGSISDKIGPEILTFVGLLLISISQVGYMLANLATPLWLFMFFVGLVGFGNGVFMAPNNSIVMSSVPMKDLGVAGGVNALAREMGMIVGISVATTVLFSAMGHYAGHKVTAYLPAHPDIFIAGMHVAFMVSLAICLVASVITGWRVFHRTTPAKG, via the coding sequence ATGAAAGTGAAACGTTTTGCGGACGATCCGCAGATTCAAAAGCATCGTTGGTGGATTCTAGTGGCGGTCTGTCTCTTCACCTTTATGTCCACCTTGGACGCGAGCATCGTGAACATTGCCTTACCCGTCATTAGTCGGGACTTAGCCATTCCGATGAACCAAGCGGAGTGGGTGGTGTCCATTTATTTAATTGTGATTTGCGCGTTGCTCCTCTTGTTCGGAAAGCTGGGAGACACCTGTGGGAAGATTCGGATTTTTAAAATAGGGTCCGTTCTATTTACGATCGGTTCCTTGCTCTGTGGATTCAGCCTTGGCCTGGCCTTTCTGCTGGTGGCGCGGGCGCTTCAGGCCGTTGGCGCTGCCATGACCATGGCGACCAATAGCGGTATCATCACGGAGGTCTTTCCATTTAACGAACGCGGTCGGGCGCTCGGAATGATTGGATCGTTTGTCGCGTTGGGAAGCATTGCGGGACCCGGCGTCGGTGGTTTGATTCTGGCCCACTTGAGCTGGGGGTATATCTTCTGGATCAACGTGCCGATTGGTATCGCGGCCTTTTTGCTGGGGCAACGTATCTTGCCGCGAGACATTACCGTCAGTCAACAACCGATCGACAAGGCCGGGGCCACGTTGTTTGCCGTGATGATGGTCACGCTCTTCGCCGGCGTCTTCATTGGGCAAGAGATTGGCTTTGCCCAGCCTGCGATTCTGGGGCTATTTATCATCGCCGCAGTTGTCACAGTCGTTTTCGTCCGGCTGGAGTTGCGGTTGGACCAGCCGATTCTGGCCCTCCATTTATTTGAAAATAAACGCTTCTCCGTCAGCATTCTCTGTGCCTTTCTGATCTTTGTGGCCAACTTCTTCTTCAACGTGATTGCGCCGTTCTATCTGGAAAACGCCCGCAATATGCCCGCCAATTACGCCGGGTATGCGCTGATGACCTTTCCCATCGTGCAGGTCGTCGTGGCGCCGATTGCCGGAAGCATTTCGGATAAGATTGGACCGGAAATTCTGACGTTCGTCGGGTTGCTCCTGATTTCCATCAGTCAGGTAGGCTACATGTTGGCCAATCTGGCAACACCGCTGTGGCTCTTCATGTTCTTCGTCGGTCTGGTGGGCTTCGGTAACGGGGTCTTCATGGCGCCGAATAACTCGATTGTCATGAGCTCAGTGCCTATGAAAGATCTCGGCGTGGCCGGTGGGGTCAACGCATTGGCGCGCGAGATGGGGATGATCGTCGGCATCTCGGTTGCCACGACCGTGTTGTTCTCAGCGATGGGCCATTACGCGGGCCACAAGGTCACGGCGTATTTACCAGCGCATCCGGACATCTTCATCGCCGGGATGCACGTGGCGTTCATGGTCTCGCTAGCCATCTGTCTGGTCGCCAGCGTGATTACCGGTTGGCGGGTGTTTCATCGCACGACGCCGGCGAAGGGGTAA
- a CDS encoding PadR family transcriptional regulator has translation MYELFILGQLMDHAMSGYQLRKALATVVGQEQTVSYGVLYPLLDRLAQREEITLVTEAGQSRAKKVARITSRGREHFAQLVMVPVTINKQAQLTFQIKCNFLHLLSSTDQRTILSDFQKFSQFQLQNLQDVRDYLGGHPRMVPTDVVDALQVNQLQQVRAQAQADWVAARLAEC, from the coding sequence GTGTACGAATTATTTATTTTAGGTCAGTTGATGGACCATGCCATGTCCGGCTATCAACTGCGCAAGGCCTTGGCCACGGTGGTGGGGCAGGAACAGACCGTGAGTTATGGGGTGCTCTACCCGTTACTGGACCGGCTGGCGCAGCGCGAAGAGATTACGCTGGTGACCGAAGCTGGACAGTCGCGGGCCAAGAAGGTGGCGCGGATTACGTCGCGGGGCCGGGAGCATTTCGCTCAGCTCGTCATGGTGCCGGTCACCATCAACAAGCAAGCCCAGTTGACCTTCCAGATTAAATGTAATTTTTTACATCTGTTATCTTCGACTGATCAGCGAACCATTTTATCGGATTTTCAAAAATTTAGTCAGTTTCAATTACAAAACTTGCAGGACGTTCGGGACTATCTCGGTGGTCACCCGCGAATGGTGCCAACCGATGTCGTCGATGCGCTGCAGGTCAATCAGTTACAGCAAGTTCGCGCCCAAGCCCAAGCCGATTGGGTGGCCGCTCGGCTTGCTGAGTGCTAA
- a CDS encoding DUF1295 domain-containing protein — MSKRLLVSERGPAPSTDLDASWLSGHYLCASQRHDVLVAPPGIGWSEAIGNSLAFALYYLGFPLLLIYGGHFIPVTYALGLLCFIGGSVINTTAELLRKPFKADPNNAGKLYRGGLFKYAIHINYFGDVLWVLGCALLVGNPYALLIPLMLLALFVFSYIPTADKYLADKYGAAFIAYQRDTKELIPFIW; from the coding sequence ATGTCTAAGCGGTTATTGGTTAGCGAACGAGGACCAGCCCCGTCTACTGACCTGGACGCTAGCTGGCTTTCTGGCCATTATCTTTGCGCGTCTCAACGCCATGATGTTCTGGTGGCTCCCCCGGGGATCGGCTGGTCCGAAGCCATTGGAAACAGTCTGGCCTTTGCCCTCTACTATCTGGGGTTCCCCCTGCTGCTCATTTACGGTGGTCACTTCATCCCGGTCACCTACGCGCTGGGGCTACTTTGCTTTATCGGTGGCAGTGTCATCAATACCACCGCCGAACTTTTGCGCAAGCCCTTCAAAGCCGACCCGAACAATGCGGGTAAATTATATCGCGGTGGCCTGTTCAAGTACGCCATCCACATCAATTACTTTGGCGATGTACTCTGGGTCCTCGGTTGTGCGCTCCTGGTGGGCAACCCGTACGCCCTACTCATCCCACTGATGTTGCTGGCGCTCTTCGTCTTCTCTTACATTCCCACGGCTGACAAGTATCTCGCCGATAAATACGGCGCGGCCTTCATCGCCTATCAACGGGACACCAAGGAACTGATCCCCTTCATCTGGTAA
- a CDS encoding MerR family transcriptional regulator, producing MAVFSEQMRAAFDFHRLVFRIGELSTMTDVSARQLRYWEKKGLITSREREDGQQARVYTFKTFIKVSIMKYFLDNGYTLNGAAKQAQAREDRVKDIHRFISTGMKGFAQIDGNMALNLGRFDDERTLMAVLPDEGDVQYKLLPNAEAQRLTAEIAM from the coding sequence ATGGCAGTATTTTCAGAACAAATGCGAGCAGCCTTTGATTTCCATCGGTTAGTCTTTCGAATCGGGGAATTATCGACGATGACCGATGTGTCTGCCCGGCAGCTCCGTTACTGGGAGAAGAAGGGTTTAATCACGTCTCGTGAACGGGAGGATGGCCAGCAAGCACGGGTCTACACGTTCAAGACGTTTATCAAGGTTTCCATCATGAAATATTTTCTAGATAACGGCTATACCCTAAACGGCGCGGCCAAGCAGGCGCAAGCGCGGGAGGACCGGGTGAAAGATATCCACCGGTTCATCTCGACGGGGATGAAGGGATTCGCGCAGATCGACGGGAATATGGCTCTTAATTTGGGTCGGTTCGATGACGAGCGAACGTTGATGGCCGTGCTACCGGACGAGGGCGATGTGCAGTACAAACTATTGCCGAATGCCGAAGCGCAGCGATTGACTGCGGAAATTGCAATGTAA
- a CDS encoding C40 family peptidase, producing the protein MKKVVKLLAAFALVLVGVFAVSMSTTTTASAASNSSFKSVYKVAKSHLGARYVYGATGPSAFDCSGFTSYIYKKGAKTTLPRTAQAQYNKYKHVSYKNIQKGDLVFFGYSKGSISHVGMYIGNGKMIDAQNRGVVREAVHAPWWHAVGYARVTTATDAD; encoded by the coding sequence ATGAAGAAAGTTGTTAAACTATTAGCCGCATTTGCATTGGTTTTGGTTGGGGTTTTCGCTGTTTCGATGAGCACTACGACCACCGCATCAGCCGCTTCCAACAGTTCTTTCAAGTCAGTTTACAAGGTTGCTAAGTCTCACTTGGGTGCTCGTTACGTTTACGGTGCTACCGGTCCTTCCGCCTTTGATTGCTCTGGTTTTACCAGCTACATCTACAAGAAGGGTGCCAAGACCACGTTACCACGGACGGCCCAAGCACAATACAACAAATACAAGCATGTTAGTTACAAGAACATTCAAAAAGGTGACCTGGTCTTCTTCGGTTACAGTAAGGGTTCTATCTCTCACGTTGGGATGTACATAGGTAACGGTAAGATGATTGACGCCCAAAACCGTGGTGTCGTTCGCGAAGCCGTTCATGCCCCATGGTGGCACGCCGTTGGTTACGCTCGTGTAACCACGGCCACTGACGCCGACTAG
- a CDS encoding GNAT family N-acetyltransferase: MEIRMAWGKLNPVYQDAVQIRKDVFIAEQEIDPQVELDGTDEDKMHYVGYVDDQPVTTARIDMLAGNRVKIQRVATEKSARYHGYAGELIKQIMADAKKSDVTRVELDAQQTALDFYRELGFTVIGEVFEEAGIPHQTMRYTVD; the protein is encoded by the coding sequence ATGGAAATTAGAATGGCTTGGGGTAAATTGAACCCCGTCTACCAGGACGCTGTACAGATTCGCAAGGACGTGTTTATCGCCGAGCAGGAGATTGACCCGCAGGTGGAGTTAGACGGCACGGATGAAGATAAGATGCACTACGTGGGGTACGTGGACGACCAGCCCGTTACCACGGCGCGAATTGACATGTTAGCGGGTAACCGCGTGAAGATTCAACGGGTCGCCACGGAAAAGTCCGCGCGGTATCATGGGTACGCCGGTGAATTGATTAAACAGATTATGGCGGACGCCAAGAAGTCTGACGTGACTAGGGTTGAATTGGACGCCCAACAGACGGCATTGGATTTTTACCGGGAGTTGGGTTTTACGGTGATTGGTGAGGTCTTCGAAGAAGCAGGAATTCCGCATCAGACCATGCGCTATACAGTAGATTAG
- a CDS encoding histidine phosphatase family protein has product MDKQITLYVVRHGQTYFNIYNKLQGWSNSPLTEAGIADAKAAGERLQDVPFAAAYCSDTTRAEQTAKTILAANHTQPAPKLTTAPYFREEFYGYYEGTDMAQAWYVAGAPHGVPSFKAIEEKYSIGKAKDFLKEADPFRQAENNDEYWARVDQAFDLIRANPALKDGDKVLMISHGNTLLSLMERYGQGKYDLSVRPANGSLTKLLLTPDDIQVLSYNQKD; this is encoded by the coding sequence ATGGACAAGCAAATCACATTATATGTGGTGCGGCACGGACAGACTTATTTCAACATCTATAATAAATTACAGGGCTGGAGTAATTCACCGCTGACTGAAGCCGGAATCGCGGATGCCAAGGCGGCCGGTGAGCGACTGCAAGACGTGCCATTTGCGGCGGCCTATTGCAGTGATACCACGCGGGCCGAGCAGACGGCCAAGACGATTTTGGCGGCCAACCACACCCAGCCGGCGCCCAAGTTGACCACGGCCCCGTATTTTCGCGAGGAGTTCTACGGCTACTACGAAGGCACCGATATGGCTCAGGCGTGGTACGTGGCCGGCGCACCTCACGGCGTACCATCCTTTAAGGCCATCGAGGAGAAATACTCCATTGGTAAGGCCAAGGACTTCTTAAAGGAAGCCGATCCTTTCCGCCAAGCCGAGAATAATGACGAGTATTGGGCAAGGGTAGACCAAGCCTTTGACTTGATCCGCGCCAATCCGGCCTTGAAGGATGGCGACAAGGTCCTGATGATTAGCCATGGCAATACCCTGCTGAGCCTGATGGAACGTTACGGTCAGGGCAAGTACGATCTGAGCGTGCGGCCCGCCAATGGCAGTTTGACCAAATTATTACTGACACCGGACGACATTCAGGTGCTGAGTTACAACCAAAAAGATTAG
- a CDS encoding LTA synthase family protein: MKERNNLERFKRIWARTGTRMGFVTLLVVLFWLKTLVAYFVDFKLGLSDPFQFLIVILNPIATTVLLFGLALYLKRARFFYPFLFLIDILNTLLLYINVIYFREFTDFMTVSTVLGYSKVDQGLSGSSLALTSPHDILYWLDLVIVLLLMLTRRIYVDPRPVNKRVGLAVTSAALLAFSVNLTLGEMDRPQLLTRTFDRTYVVKYLGLDAFTVYDGIKSGHTSEMRSHAKKSELSGILKYVHKNYAAPDKKLYGVAKKKNVIIIHLESFQQFLINKKVNGQEVTPFLNKLYKSKSTYSFDNFFHEVGQGKTSDAETMLETGTYGLLQGSLFTQLGNDNTFQAAPAIFNQAGYTTAVFHGNVGSFWNRNNTYKNLGYQYFFDASYYDTSGDKSLGYGLKDKLLFNDSVKYLQHLQQPFYVKYLTVSNHFPFSLDSEDSSFKTPDTGDKTVDNYFKTANYLDQSIQEFYRYLNKSGLAKNSLVMIYGDHYGISNSSNKSLAKLLGVNPDDWNDYDNAQLQRVPLMFNMPGYTKGKVEHTYGGEIDVLPTLMHLMGMSTKKYLQFGTDLFSSEHNQVVAFRNRDWESPDYTSVDGTIYSNKTKQEIHPTGKLKTKIEKMQQHVNQGLSYSDSLNSKNLLRFYHPKGFTAVDPADYNYSDGLQKAEKLEKKLGLKSTSLFSRNGDKSTQGLYKTDAPELNHKQTDSNRIKITNPDDTSGK; this comes from the coding sequence ATGAAGGAGCGAAATAACTTGGAACGTTTCAAAAGAATCTGGGCCAGAACCGGCACACGAATGGGCTTTGTTACCCTACTGGTCGTGCTCTTCTGGCTGAAGACATTAGTCGCCTATTTCGTCGACTTCAAATTAGGACTGAGCGATCCCTTCCAGTTCCTCATCGTCATCCTGAACCCCATCGCGACAACCGTGTTACTCTTTGGACTGGCACTCTACCTCAAGCGCGCGCGGTTCTTCTACCCCTTTCTCTTTCTGATCGACATCTTAAATACGTTGTTGCTCTACATAAACGTCATTTATTTCCGGGAATTTACCGACTTCATGACCGTGAGCACCGTACTGGGGTATTCAAAGGTTGACCAGGGACTCTCCGGCAGTTCGCTGGCCCTGACCTCACCACATGATATTCTCTACTGGCTGGACCTCGTCATCGTCTTACTCCTGATGCTGACCCGCCGCATCTACGTCGATCCCCGGCCCGTCAACAAGCGTGTCGGTCTGGCCGTTACCTCTGCCGCCCTGCTCGCCTTCTCCGTCAACCTGACGCTGGGCGAAATGGACCGGCCGCAACTGTTAACGCGGACCTTCGATCGGACTTACGTGGTCAAGTATCTGGGGCTGGACGCCTTCACCGTTTACGACGGTATCAAGTCCGGGCACACCAGCGAGATGCGCTCTCACGCCAAGAAGTCCGAGCTTAGTGGCATTCTAAAATACGTTCATAAGAACTACGCGGCGCCTGATAAGAAACTCTACGGGGTCGCCAAGAAGAAAAACGTCATCATCATTCACTTGGAGAGTTTCCAGCAATTTCTGATTAATAAAAAGGTCAATGGCCAGGAAGTCACGCCGTTTCTGAACAAGCTCTACAAGAGTAAGTCCACCTACAGCTTCGACAACTTCTTCCATGAAGTCGGTCAGGGGAAGACTTCCGACGCCGAGACCATGCTAGAAACCGGGACATATGGGCTGTTGCAGGGGTCGTTATTCACCCAATTGGGCAACGACAACACCTTTCAGGCCGCCCCGGCCATCTTCAATCAGGCCGGCTACACCACAGCCGTCTTCCACGGTAATGTGGGAAGCTTCTGGAACCGGAACAACACCTACAAGAATCTCGGCTACCAGTACTTCTTCGATGCCAGCTACTACGATACCTCTGGCGATAAATCACTGGGCTACGGCTTAAAGGATAAACTGCTGTTCAACGACTCCGTCAAGTACCTGCAACACTTGCAACAACCGTTCTACGTGAAGTACCTGACCGTATCCAACCATTTCCCATTCTCCTTGGATAGCGAGGATAGTAGCTTCAAGACCCCAGACACTGGGGATAAGACGGTCGACAACTACTTCAAGACCGCCAATTACCTCGACCAATCCATTCAGGAATTCTACCGCTACCTCAACAAGTCCGGCTTGGCGAAAAATTCACTGGTCATGATCTACGGGGACCACTACGGCATTTCCAACTCGTCCAACAAGAGCCTGGCGAAGTTGTTGGGTGTCAACCCAGATGACTGGAACGATTACGACAACGCTCAGCTCCAGCGCGTGCCACTGATGTTTAACATGCCCGGATACACCAAGGGAAAGGTTGAACACACCTATGGCGGCGAGATTGATGTCTTGCCAACGTTGATGCACCTGATGGGGATGAGTACCAAGAAATACCTGCAGTTTGGGACCGACCTGTTCTCCAGCGAACACAACCAAGTCGTGGCCTTCCGTAACCGCGATTGGGAAAGTCCCGACTACACCTCCGTCGATGGGACCATCTACAGCAATAAGACCAAGCAGGAGATTCATCCGACGGGTAAGTTGAAGACCAAGATTGAGAAGATGCAGCAGCACGTTAATCAAGGGCTAAGTTACTCGGATTCCTTGAACTCTAAGAATCTGTTGCGTTTCTACCATCCGAAGGGCTTTACCGCCGTTGACCCGGCAGACTATAACTATTCCGATGGCCTCCAAAAGGCTGAAAAACTAGAGAAGAAGCTGGGCTTGAAGTCCACAAGCCTCTTCTCCCGGAATGGCGATAAGTCCACGCAGGGTCTGTACAAGACGGATGCGCCGGAACTCAACCACAAGCAAACCGATTCGAACCGTATCAAGATTACCAACCCAGATGACACCAGCGGCAAGTAG
- a CDS encoding NAD(P)/FAD-dependent oxidoreductase: MTEAYDITIVGGGPVGMFAAFYAGMHNAKTQVIESLAELGGQVNALYPEKTILDVAGFPGIKGRDLIAGQQDQLKQFPLTIKTGEAVTNVVANDAGFVVTTPKGTSQTRAVIVAVGNGAFTPRKLNVANADALTGKHLFYSVRDLEHFRDKRVMVAGGGDAAIDQALLLESVAKSVTLLHRRAQFRGLAHMVDLLEASTVNVQTPYLIRDLQTTSDGAVDVTLKQVGSTDELTHQVVDDLVVSYGFTADHSALAAWDVDLAEEHRLIAVDRQMTTSVPGIYAIGDGATYPGKSPLIAIGYGEAPIAVQAIMSTYFPDRRGPVHSTSISLNKD; encoded by the coding sequence ATGACAGAAGCTTATGATATTACGATTGTCGGCGGTGGTCCCGTCGGCATGTTTGCGGCCTTTTACGCCGGGATGCACAATGCGAAGACCCAAGTGATTGAAAGTCTCGCGGAACTTGGGGGTCAGGTGAACGCCCTGTATCCAGAGAAGACAATTCTAGACGTGGCCGGTTTTCCCGGTATCAAAGGTCGGGACCTCATTGCCGGCCAACAAGATCAGCTCAAACAATTTCCGTTGACAATTAAGACGGGTGAGGCGGTCACCAATGTGGTGGCTAACGACGCGGGCTTTGTGGTGACCACACCTAAGGGCACCAGTCAGACGCGGGCGGTCATCGTGGCCGTGGGTAACGGCGCCTTTACGCCGCGCAAGTTAAATGTTGCCAACGCCGATGCCTTGACCGGCAAGCACCTGTTCTACAGCGTTCGCGATTTAGAACATTTCCGGGACAAACGGGTTATGGTTGCCGGGGGCGGGGATGCCGCCATCGACCAAGCTCTGCTGCTAGAATCCGTGGCTAAATCCGTAACGCTCCTGCATCGCCGGGCCCAATTCAGAGGGCTGGCCCACATGGTGGACTTGCTCGAAGCCTCCACGGTCAACGTGCAGACGCCGTATCTGATTCGCGACCTCCAGACCACATCCGATGGGGCCGTGGACGTTACACTCAAGCAAGTCGGGTCGACCGATGAGTTGACCCATCAAGTTGTCGATGATTTGGTGGTCAGTTATGGTTTTACGGCGGACCATTCGGCCTTGGCCGCGTGGGACGTGGACTTGGCCGAGGAGCACCGTTTGATCGCTGTTGACCGCCAAATGACCACCAGTGTTCCGGGCATCTACGCCATCGGGGACGGGGCCACTTATCCGGGAAAGTCACCGCTGATTGCCATCGGTTATGGTGAAGCGCCGATCGCCGTACAGGCCATCATGTCCACGTACTTCCCCGATCGTCGTGGCCCGGTTCACAGCACATCAATTTCACTTAACAAAGATTAG
- a CDS encoding alpha/beta hydrolase, which produces MKHLRGFTILLTTLLTLGGLTGIWQSRQAALAHLRVPQTTTATLFLPGNSGGWLSMRDMVLDLNRRHLGHFALTAHVAYDGQIRWQQHRCLTTNVLVPVLFKDNTHAQREATQLVPVLRQLHDRYGITHVNFIGHSSGGTIAYDYLNRNRQAPVTVSRLVCIGADFPGRAPLRRAYPQLHILNLAGNIGRTGNDSEVPVDTTLPLRQLVAGRVGSYRFEELDGPIWDMQHSLLHENPGIDRQIIRFLYPPS; this is translated from the coding sequence ATGAAACATCTGCGTGGCTTCACAATCCTACTCACTACCCTACTGACCCTCGGCGGCCTCACCGGCATTTGGCAGTCGCGACAGGCGGCGTTGGCCCACCTGCGCGTCCCCCAAACCACCACGGCCACCCTCTTCTTACCGGGGAACAGCGGTGGCTGGCTCTCCATGCGCGACATGGTGCTTGATCTCAACCGCCGCCACCTCGGCCACTTTGCCCTGACGGCGCACGTGGCCTACGACGGGCAGATTCGCTGGCAACAACACCGGTGCTTGACCACCAACGTTCTGGTGCCAGTTCTCTTTAAGGATAACACGCACGCCCAACGTGAAGCGACCCAGCTGGTCCCCGTTTTGCGGCAATTGCATGACCGCTACGGTATCACTCACGTTAACTTTATCGGCCACTCTTCCGGCGGCACCATCGCCTACGACTACCTGAATCGCAACCGGCAAGCACCAGTCACCGTCAGTCGATTGGTCTGCATTGGCGCCGACTTCCCGGGTCGCGCACCACTGCGGCGGGCCTATCCGCAGCTTCACATCCTCAATCTCGCCGGTAATATCGGCCGAACGGGTAACGACAGTGAGGTCCCGGTCGATACCACGCTTCCACTACGCCAGCTGGTGGCCGGCCGCGTGGGTAGCTACCGTTTTGAAGAGCTCGACGGCCCCATCTGGGACATGCAGCACTCCCTACTCCACGAGAATCCGGGGATTGACCGGCAGATTATCCGATTCCTCTATCCGCCAAGCTGA
- a CDS encoding PrsW family intramembrane metalloprotease, translating to MANKESVKPVKRHFEYHNHLLDDATKEMNEWTGENKVVEIHLFSMFSAVFKHHDLDDAESLFIVGTKETTPSLEAVSSAPVKPWLFSRVFAVLGASFVLLALLFLGFRSNNAVPGMIFIGSLTVPFSLMIMFFEINVFRNISVYQLMAVFLVGGILSLVATMILYSLIPSGNGVSWESALIVGFIEETAKMLVIAFFVNRFRLNYIFNGLLVGAAIGAGFAVFETAGYTGQYGLVTLLMRSWQAIGTHTIWSAIMGAAIILAKDRHQPVTGGNMVAPKFLRFYLLAILLHAGWDWNAPFDVLDILYLQQWALIAIGWLAIFVLINAGLREVRTLQGQRILKNSQLGG from the coding sequence TTGGCGAATAAAGAGTCTGTTAAGCCGGTCAAACGGCATTTTGAGTATCACAACCATTTATTGGACGATGCCACCAAAGAGATGAACGAATGGACGGGCGAGAACAAAGTCGTTGAAATTCATTTATTTTCAATGTTTTCAGCCGTTTTTAAACATCATGACTTGGATGATGCCGAATCATTATTTATCGTAGGGACCAAAGAAACCACGCCATCACTGGAGGCCGTTTCCTCGGCGCCAGTGAAACCGTGGTTATTTTCCCGCGTCTTTGCGGTACTCGGCGCGAGCTTTGTCCTTTTAGCCCTGTTATTTCTGGGGTTTCGGAGTAACAATGCCGTGCCGGGGATGATCTTTATCGGATCGTTGACCGTCCCATTTTCACTCATGATCATGTTTTTTGAAATCAACGTGTTCCGCAATATCTCCGTGTATCAGCTGATGGCAGTCTTTCTGGTCGGCGGGATTCTGTCGTTGGTTGCCACGATGATTCTGTACTCGCTGATTCCGTCCGGCAACGGCGTGTCGTGGGAGTCCGCCCTGATCGTGGGATTTATCGAAGAGACCGCTAAGATGTTGGTGATTGCCTTCTTCGTCAACCGTTTCCGCTTGAATTATATCTTTAATGGCTTACTGGTGGGGGCGGCCATCGGCGCGGGGTTCGCCGTCTTTGAGACCGCTGGCTACACCGGCCAATACGGACTGGTTACCCTGCTGATGCGCAGTTGGCAGGCCATCGGGACGCACACTATCTGGTCCGCCATCATGGGCGCCGCGATTATCTTGGCCAAAGACCGGCACCAACCGGTCACTGGGGGAAATATGGTGGCGCCAAAATTTCTCCGTTTCTATCTCCTGGCGATTCTGTTACACGCCGGTTGGGATTGGAACGCGCCGTTTGACGTACTGGATATCCTGTATCTCCAACAATGGGCGCTCATCGCCATTGGTTGGCTGGCCATCTTCGTGCTGATTAACGCCGGTCTGCGGGAGGTCCGGACGCTCCAGGGGCAACGCATCTTGAAGAACAGTCAGCTTGGCGGATAG
- a CDS encoding nucleoside hydrolase, whose protein sequence is MAKRKMILDLDTGIDDSLAIAYALGAPDVDLIGIIGSYGNVVVEAGGQNSLKILELLGHTDIPVYLGESHSSTSDHFDRMQVSADIHGENGIGQVELPAPKRSIEKESGVDFLIDAVHKYGKDLTLVPTGPMTNLAAAIKKAPEIATEIGNMTFMGGALTVPGNVTAYAEANINQDAEAANAVLTSPMHSTMVGLDVTLRTLLTKKETQQWRDLGTEAGEKFADIVNYYIQAYVDVNDNLGGCALHDPLAVGVALDPSFVTTIDLNMVVNYNKETYGRTIGDDNRLNEPTNVKVAVAVDKDRYLKTFMEYLTALFKKN, encoded by the coding sequence ATGGCAAAACGTAAAATGATTCTAGACTTAGATACAGGTATCGATGATTCCTTAGCAATTGCTTACGCCTTAGGTGCACCAGACGTAGACTTAATCGGGATTATCGGTTCTTACGGTAACGTGGTGGTCGAAGCTGGTGGCCAAAACTCATTAAAGATTTTGGAACTGCTCGGTCACACCGACATTCCCGTATACTTAGGTGAAAGCCACTCCTCAACTAGCGATCACTTTGACCGGATGCAAGTTAGTGCCGACATCCACGGTGAAAACGGGATCGGCCAAGTCGAATTACCCGCACCCAAGCGGTCCATTGAAAAGGAATCCGGTGTGGACTTCTTAATCGACGCCGTTCACAAGTACGGTAAAGACCTGACGTTGGTCCCAACTGGCCCAATGACCAACCTGGCTGCTGCTATCAAGAAAGCCCCAGAAATTGCCACGGAAATTGGCAACATGACCTTCATGGGCGGGGCCTTAACGGTTCCTGGTAACGTGACGGCCTACGCCGAAGCCAACATCAACCAAGATGCTGAAGCCGCTAACGCCGTCTTGACCAGCCCAATGCATTCAACGATGGTCGGCCTGGACGTTACGTTACGGACCCTCTTAACCAAGAAGGAAACCCAACAATGGCGTGACCTGGGCACCGAAGCCGGCGAAAAGTTTGCCGACATCGTGAACTACTACATCCAAGCCTATGTCGACGTTAACGATAACTTAGGCGGCTGTGCATTGCACGATCCACTCGCCGTTGGGGTTGCTTTGGACCCTAGCTTCGTGACGACGATCGACTTGAACATGGTCGTTAACTACAACAAGGAAACCTATGGCCGGACGATCGGTGACGACAACCGGTTAAACGAACCTACCAACGTGAAGGTTGCCGTGGCGGTTGATAAGGACCGTTACTTGAAGACCTTTATGGAATACCTCACCGCTTTGTTCAAGAAGAACTAA